From one Papio anubis isolate 15944 chromosome 12, Panubis1.0, whole genome shotgun sequence genomic stretch:
- the SF1 gene encoding splicing factor 1 isoform X4, whose amino-acid sequence MEQKTVIPGMPTVIPPGLTREQERAYIVQLQIEDLTRKLRTGDLGIPPNPEDRSPSPEPIYNSEGKRLNTREFRTRKKLEEERHNLITEMVALNPDFKPPADYKPPATRVSDKVMIPQDEYPEINFVGLLIGPRGNTLKNIEKECNAKIMIRGKGSVKEGKVGRKDGQMLPGEDEPLHALVTANTMENVKKAVEQIRNILKQGIETPEDQNDLRKMQLRELARLNGTLREDDNRILRPWQSSETRSITNTTVCTKCGGAGHIASDCKFQRPGDPQSAQDKARMDKEYLSLMAELGEAPVPASVGSTSGPATTPLASAPRPAAPANNPPPPSLMSTTQSRPPWMNSGPSESRPYHGMHGGGPGGPGGGPHSFPHPLPSLTGGHGGHPMQHNPNGPPPPWMQPPPPPMNQGPHPPGHHGPPPMGKSVPGKYACGLWGLSPASRKRYDAAATYGHDAATAAASQWAAPTPSLWSSSPMATAAAAASATPSAQQQYGFQYPLAMAAKYDDYHHERWHRVHPAMATAAGGCRSFSRSPSDARQPHYGAPAPRGPAASAAWGPSPSAASTAWFRRHDVCPAPSSSASHGPF is encoded by the exons ATGGAACAGAAGACAGTGATTCCGGGAATGCCTACAGTTATTCCCCCTGGACTTACTCGAGAACAAGAAAGAGCTTATATAG TGCAACTGCAGATAGAAGACCTGACTCGTAAACTGCGCACAGGAGACCTGGGCATCCCCCCTAACCCTGAGGACAG GTCCCCTTCCCCTGAGCCCATCTACAATAGCGAGGGGAAGCGGCTTAACACCCGAGAGTTCCGCACCCGCAAAAAGCTGGAAGAGGAGCGGCACAACCTCATCACAGAGATGGTTGCACTCAATCCAGATTTCAAGCCACCTGCAGATTACAA ACCTCCAGCAACACGTGTGAGCGATAAAGTCATGATTCCACAAGATGAGTACCCAGAAATCAACTTTGTGGGGCTGCTAATCGGGCCCAG AGGGAACACCCTGAAGAACATAGAGAAGGAGTGCAATGCCAAGATTATGATCCGGGGGAAAGGGTCTGTGAAAGAAGGGAAGGTTGGGCGCAAAGATGGCCAGATGTTGCCGGGAGAAGATGAACCACTTCATGCCCTGGTCACTGCCAACACAATGGAGAACGTCAAAAAGGCAGTGGAACAG ATAAGAAACATCCTGAAGCAGGGTATCGAGACCCCAGAGGACCAGAATGATCTACGGAAGATGCAGCTTCGGGAGTTGGCTCGCTTGAATGGGACCCTTCGGGAAGACGACAACAG GATCTTAAGACCCTGGCAGAGCTCAGAGACCCGCAGCATTACCAACACCACAGTGTGTACCaagtgtggaggggctggccacATTGCTTCAGACTGCAAATTCCAAAG GCCTGGTGATCCCCAGTCAGCTCAGGATAAAgcacgaatggataaagaatatttgTCCCTCATGGCTGAACTGGGTGAAGCACCTGTCCCAGCATCTGTGGGCTCTACCTctgggcctgccaccacacccttgGCCAGTGCACCTCGTCCTGCTGCTCCCGCCAACAACCCACCTCCACCG TCTCTCATGTCTACCACCCAGAGCCGCCCACCCTGGATGAATTCTGGCCCTTCAGAGAGTCGGCCCTACCATGGCATGCATGGAGGTGGTCCTGGTGGGCCCGGAGGTGGCCCCCACAGCTTCCCACACCCATTACCCAGCCTGACAGGTGGGCATGGTGGACATCCCATGCAGCACAACCCCAATGGACCCCCACCCCCTTGGatgcagccaccaccaccaccgatGAACCAGGGCCCCCACCCTCCTGGGCACCATGGCCCTCCTCCAATGGGTAA ATCAGTACCTGGGAAGTACGCCTGTGGGCTCTGGGGTCTATCGCCTGCATCAAGGAAAAG GTATGATGCCGCCGCCACCTATGGGCATGatgccgccaccgccgccgcctcCCAGTGGgcagcccccaccccctccctctgGTCCTCTTCCCCCatggcaacagcagcagcagcagcctccgCCACCCCCTCCGCCCAGCAGCAGTATGGCTTCCAGTACCCCCTTGCCATGGCAGCAAA ATACGACGACTACCACCACGAGCGCTGGCACAGGGTCCATCCCGCCATGGCAACAGCAGCAGGCGGCTGCCGCAGCTTCTCCAGGAGCCCCTCAGATGCAAGGCAACCCCACTATGGTGCCCCTGCCCCCCGGGGTCCAGCCGCCTCTGCCGCCTGGGGCCCCTCCCCCTCCGCCGCCTCCACCGCCTGGTTCCGCCGGCATGATGTATGCCCCGCCccctcctcctccgcctcccatggACCCTTCTAA
- the SF1 gene encoding splicing factor 1 isoform X1, translating into MEQKTVIPGMPTVIPPGLTREQERAYIVQLQIEDLTRKLRTGDLGIPPNPEDRSPSPEPIYNSEGKRLNTREFRTRKKLEEERHNLITEMVALNPDFKPPADYKPPATRVSDKVMIPQDEYPEINFVGLLIGPRGNTLKNIEKECNAKIMIRGKGSVKEGKVGRKDGQMLPGEDEPLHALVTANTMENVKKAVEQIRNILKQGIETPEDQNDLRKMQLRELARLNGTLREDDNRILRPWQSSETRSITNTTVCTKCGGAGHIASDCKFQRPGDPQSAQDKARMDKEYLSLMAELGEAPVPASVGSTSGPATTPLASAPRPAAPANNPPPPSLMSTTQSRPPWMNSGPSESRPYHGMHGGGPGGPGGGPHSFPHPLPSLTGGHGGHPMQHNPNGPPPPWMQPPPPPMNQGPHPPGHHGPPPMDQYLGSTPVGSGVYRLHQGKGMMPPPPMGMMPPPPPPPSGQPPPPPSGPLPPWQQQQQQPPPPPPPSSSMASSTPLPWQQNTTTTTTSAGTGSIPPWQQQQAAAAASPGAPQMQGNPTMVPLPPGVQPPLPPGAPPPPPPPPPGSAGMMYAPPPPPPPPMDPSNFVTMMGMGVAGMPPFGMPPAPPPPPPQN; encoded by the exons ATGGAACAGAAGACAGTGATTCCGGGAATGCCTACAGTTATTCCCCCTGGACTTACTCGAGAACAAGAAAGAGCTTATATAG TGCAACTGCAGATAGAAGACCTGACTCGTAAACTGCGCACAGGAGACCTGGGCATCCCCCCTAACCCTGAGGACAG GTCCCCTTCCCCTGAGCCCATCTACAATAGCGAGGGGAAGCGGCTTAACACCCGAGAGTTCCGCACCCGCAAAAAGCTGGAAGAGGAGCGGCACAACCTCATCACAGAGATGGTTGCACTCAATCCAGATTTCAAGCCACCTGCAGATTACAA ACCTCCAGCAACACGTGTGAGCGATAAAGTCATGATTCCACAAGATGAGTACCCAGAAATCAACTTTGTGGGGCTGCTAATCGGGCCCAG AGGGAACACCCTGAAGAACATAGAGAAGGAGTGCAATGCCAAGATTATGATCCGGGGGAAAGGGTCTGTGAAAGAAGGGAAGGTTGGGCGCAAAGATGGCCAGATGTTGCCGGGAGAAGATGAACCACTTCATGCCCTGGTCACTGCCAACACAATGGAGAACGTCAAAAAGGCAGTGGAACAG ATAAGAAACATCCTGAAGCAGGGTATCGAGACCCCAGAGGACCAGAATGATCTACGGAAGATGCAGCTTCGGGAGTTGGCTCGCTTGAATGGGACCCTTCGGGAAGACGACAACAG GATCTTAAGACCCTGGCAGAGCTCAGAGACCCGCAGCATTACCAACACCACAGTGTGTACCaagtgtggaggggctggccacATTGCTTCAGACTGCAAATTCCAAAG GCCTGGTGATCCCCAGTCAGCTCAGGATAAAgcacgaatggataaagaatatttgTCCCTCATGGCTGAACTGGGTGAAGCACCTGTCCCAGCATCTGTGGGCTCTACCTctgggcctgccaccacacccttgGCCAGTGCACCTCGTCCTGCTGCTCCCGCCAACAACCCACCTCCACCG TCTCTCATGTCTACCACCCAGAGCCGCCCACCCTGGATGAATTCTGGCCCTTCAGAGAGTCGGCCCTACCATGGCATGCATGGAGGTGGTCCTGGTGGGCCCGGAGGTGGCCCCCACAGCTTCCCACACCCATTACCCAGCCTGACAGGTGGGCATGGTGGACATCCCATGCAGCACAACCCCAATGGACCCCCACCCCCTTGGatgcagccaccaccaccaccgatGAACCAGGGCCCCCACCCTCCTGGGCACCATGGCCCTCCTCCAATGG ATCAGTACCTGGGAAGTACGCCTGTGGGCTCTGGGGTCTATCGCCTGCATCAAGGAAAAG GTATGATGCCGCCGCCACCTATGGGCATGatgccgccaccgccgccgcctcCCAGTGGgcagcccccaccccctccctctgGTCCTCTTCCCCCatggcaacagcagcagcagcagcctccgCCACCCCCTCCGCCCAGCAGCAGTATGGCTTCCAGTACCCCCTTGCCATGGCAGCAAA ATACGACGACTACCACCACGAGCGCTGGCACAGGGTCCATCCCGCCATGGCAACAGCAGCAGGCGGCTGCCGCAGCTTCTCCAGGAGCCCCTCAGATGCAAGGCAACCCCACTATGGTGCCCCTGCCCCCCGGGGTCCAGCCGCCTCTGCCGCCTGGGGCCCCTCCCCCTCCGCCGCCTCCACCGCCTGGTTCCGCCGGCATGATGTATGCCCCGCCccctcctcctccgcctcccatggACCCTTCTAACTTTGTCACCATGATGGGCATGGGGGTGGCGGGCATGCCGCCCTTCGGGATGCCTCCAGCTCCCCCACCGCCTCCACCACAGAACTAG
- the SF1 gene encoding splicing factor 1 isoform X5 encodes MEQKTVIPGMPTVIPPGLTREQERAYIVQLQIEDLTRKLRTGDLGIPPNPEDRSPSPEPIYNSEGKRLNTREFRTRKKLEEERHNLITEMVALNPDFKPPADYKPPATRVSDKVMIPQDEYPEINFVGLLIGPRGNTLKNIEKECNAKIMIRGKGSVKEGKVGRKDGQMLPGEDEPLHALVTANTMENVKKAVEQIRNILKQGIETPEDQNDLRKMQLRELARLNGTLREDDNRILRPWQSSETRSITNTTVCTKCGGAGHIASDCKFQRPGDPQSAQDKARMDKEYLSLMAELGEAPVPASVGSTSGPATTPLASAPRPAAPANNPPPPSLMSTTQSRPPWMNSGPSESRPYHGMHGGGPGGPGGGPHSFPHPLPSLTGGHGGHPMQHNPNGPPPPWMQPPPPPMNQGPHPPGHHGPPPMVPGKYACGLWGLSPASRKRYDAAATYGHDAATAAASQWAAPTPSLWSSSPMATAAAAASATPSAQQQYGFQYPLAMAAKYDDYHHERWHRVHPAMATAAGGCRSFSRSPSDARQPHYGAPAPRGPAASAAWGPSPSAASTAWFRRHDVCPAPSSSASHGPF; translated from the exons ATGGAACAGAAGACAGTGATTCCGGGAATGCCTACAGTTATTCCCCCTGGACTTACTCGAGAACAAGAAAGAGCTTATATAG TGCAACTGCAGATAGAAGACCTGACTCGTAAACTGCGCACAGGAGACCTGGGCATCCCCCCTAACCCTGAGGACAG GTCCCCTTCCCCTGAGCCCATCTACAATAGCGAGGGGAAGCGGCTTAACACCCGAGAGTTCCGCACCCGCAAAAAGCTGGAAGAGGAGCGGCACAACCTCATCACAGAGATGGTTGCACTCAATCCAGATTTCAAGCCACCTGCAGATTACAA ACCTCCAGCAACACGTGTGAGCGATAAAGTCATGATTCCACAAGATGAGTACCCAGAAATCAACTTTGTGGGGCTGCTAATCGGGCCCAG AGGGAACACCCTGAAGAACATAGAGAAGGAGTGCAATGCCAAGATTATGATCCGGGGGAAAGGGTCTGTGAAAGAAGGGAAGGTTGGGCGCAAAGATGGCCAGATGTTGCCGGGAGAAGATGAACCACTTCATGCCCTGGTCACTGCCAACACAATGGAGAACGTCAAAAAGGCAGTGGAACAG ATAAGAAACATCCTGAAGCAGGGTATCGAGACCCCAGAGGACCAGAATGATCTACGGAAGATGCAGCTTCGGGAGTTGGCTCGCTTGAATGGGACCCTTCGGGAAGACGACAACAG GATCTTAAGACCCTGGCAGAGCTCAGAGACCCGCAGCATTACCAACACCACAGTGTGTACCaagtgtggaggggctggccacATTGCTTCAGACTGCAAATTCCAAAG GCCTGGTGATCCCCAGTCAGCTCAGGATAAAgcacgaatggataaagaatatttgTCCCTCATGGCTGAACTGGGTGAAGCACCTGTCCCAGCATCTGTGGGCTCTACCTctgggcctgccaccacacccttgGCCAGTGCACCTCGTCCTGCTGCTCCCGCCAACAACCCACCTCCACCG TCTCTCATGTCTACCACCCAGAGCCGCCCACCCTGGATGAATTCTGGCCCTTCAGAGAGTCGGCCCTACCATGGCATGCATGGAGGTGGTCCTGGTGGGCCCGGAGGTGGCCCCCACAGCTTCCCACACCCATTACCCAGCCTGACAGGTGGGCATGGTGGACATCCCATGCAGCACAACCCCAATGGACCCCCACCCCCTTGGatgcagccaccaccaccaccgatGAACCAGGGCCCCCACCCTCCTGGGCACCATGGCCCTCCTCCAATGG TACCTGGGAAGTACGCCTGTGGGCTCTGGGGTCTATCGCCTGCATCAAGGAAAAG GTATGATGCCGCCGCCACCTATGGGCATGatgccgccaccgccgccgcctcCCAGTGGgcagcccccaccccctccctctgGTCCTCTTCCCCCatggcaacagcagcagcagcagcctccgCCACCCCCTCCGCCCAGCAGCAGTATGGCTTCCAGTACCCCCTTGCCATGGCAGCAAA ATACGACGACTACCACCACGAGCGCTGGCACAGGGTCCATCCCGCCATGGCAACAGCAGCAGGCGGCTGCCGCAGCTTCTCCAGGAGCCCCTCAGATGCAAGGCAACCCCACTATGGTGCCCCTGCCCCCCGGGGTCCAGCCGCCTCTGCCGCCTGGGGCCCCTCCCCCTCCGCCGCCTCCACCGCCTGGTTCCGCCGGCATGATGTATGCCCCGCCccctcctcctccgcctcccatggACCCTTCTAA
- the SF1 gene encoding splicing factor 1 isoform X10, translated as MATGANATPLDFPSKKRKRSRWNQDTMEQKTVIPGMPTVIPPGLTREQERAYIVQLQIEDLTRKLRTGDLGIPPNPEDRSPSPEPIYNSEGKRLNTREFRTRKKLEEERHNLITEMVALNPDFKPPADYKPPATRVSDKVMIPQDEYPEINFVGLLIGPRGNTLKNIEKECNAKIMIRGKGSVKEGKVGRKDGQMLPGEDEPLHALVTANTMENVKKAVEQIRNILKQGIETPEDQNDLRKMQLRELARLNGTLREDDNRILRPWQSSETRSITNTTVCTKCGGAGHIASDCKFQRPGDPQSAQDKARMDKEYLSLMAELGEAPVPASVGSTSGPATTPLASAPRPAAPANNPPPPSLMSTTQSRPPWMNSGPSESRPYHGMHGGGPGGPGGGPHSFPHPLPSLTGGHGGHPMQHNPNGPPPPWMQPPPPPMNQGPHPPGHHGPPPMVPGKYACGLWGLSPASRKRYDAAATYGHDAATAAASQWAAPTPSLWSSSPMATAAAAASATPSAQQQYGFQYPLAMAAKYDDYHHERWHRVHPAMATAAGGCRSFSRSPSDARQPHYGAPAPRGPAASAAWGPSPSAASTAWFRRHDVCPAPSSSASHGPF; from the exons ATGGCGACCGGAGCGAACGCCACGCCGTTGG ACTTCCCAAGTAAGAAGCGGAAGAGGAGCCGCTGGAACCAAGACACAATGGAACAGAAGACAGTGATTCCGGGAATGCCTACAGTTATTCCCCCTGGACTTACTCGAGAACAAGAAAGAGCTTATATAG TGCAACTGCAGATAGAAGACCTGACTCGTAAACTGCGCACAGGAGACCTGGGCATCCCCCCTAACCCTGAGGACAG GTCCCCTTCCCCTGAGCCCATCTACAATAGCGAGGGGAAGCGGCTTAACACCCGAGAGTTCCGCACCCGCAAAAAGCTGGAAGAGGAGCGGCACAACCTCATCACAGAGATGGTTGCACTCAATCCAGATTTCAAGCCACCTGCAGATTACAA ACCTCCAGCAACACGTGTGAGCGATAAAGTCATGATTCCACAAGATGAGTACCCAGAAATCAACTTTGTGGGGCTGCTAATCGGGCCCAG AGGGAACACCCTGAAGAACATAGAGAAGGAGTGCAATGCCAAGATTATGATCCGGGGGAAAGGGTCTGTGAAAGAAGGGAAGGTTGGGCGCAAAGATGGCCAGATGTTGCCGGGAGAAGATGAACCACTTCATGCCCTGGTCACTGCCAACACAATGGAGAACGTCAAAAAGGCAGTGGAACAG ATAAGAAACATCCTGAAGCAGGGTATCGAGACCCCAGAGGACCAGAATGATCTACGGAAGATGCAGCTTCGGGAGTTGGCTCGCTTGAATGGGACCCTTCGGGAAGACGACAACAG GATCTTAAGACCCTGGCAGAGCTCAGAGACCCGCAGCATTACCAACACCACAGTGTGTACCaagtgtggaggggctggccacATTGCTTCAGACTGCAAATTCCAAAG GCCTGGTGATCCCCAGTCAGCTCAGGATAAAgcacgaatggataaagaatatttgTCCCTCATGGCTGAACTGGGTGAAGCACCTGTCCCAGCATCTGTGGGCTCTACCTctgggcctgccaccacacccttgGCCAGTGCACCTCGTCCTGCTGCTCCCGCCAACAACCCACCTCCACCG TCTCTCATGTCTACCACCCAGAGCCGCCCACCCTGGATGAATTCTGGCCCTTCAGAGAGTCGGCCCTACCATGGCATGCATGGAGGTGGTCCTGGTGGGCCCGGAGGTGGCCCCCACAGCTTCCCACACCCATTACCCAGCCTGACAGGTGGGCATGGTGGACATCCCATGCAGCACAACCCCAATGGACCCCCACCCCCTTGGatgcagccaccaccaccaccgatGAACCAGGGCCCCCACCCTCCTGGGCACCATGGCCCTCCTCCAATGG TACCTGGGAAGTACGCCTGTGGGCTCTGGGGTCTATCGCCTGCATCAAGGAAAAG GTATGATGCCGCCGCCACCTATGGGCATGatgccgccaccgccgccgcctcCCAGTGGgcagcccccaccccctccctctgGTCCTCTTCCCCCatggcaacagcagcagcagcagcctccgCCACCCCCTCCGCCCAGCAGCAGTATGGCTTCCAGTACCCCCTTGCCATGGCAGCAAA ATACGACGACTACCACCACGAGCGCTGGCACAGGGTCCATCCCGCCATGGCAACAGCAGCAGGCGGCTGCCGCAGCTTCTCCAGGAGCCCCTCAGATGCAAGGCAACCCCACTATGGTGCCCCTGCCCCCCGGGGTCCAGCCGCCTCTGCCGCCTGGGGCCCCTCCCCCTCCGCCGCCTCCACCGCCTGGTTCCGCCGGCATGATGTATGCCCCGCCccctcctcctccgcctcccatggACCCTTCTAA